GTTAACCCTATCGTATACCATTTTTAAGCTCTCGCCCTCAGGCATAACAACCTTCTCTGGTTCCCTCTTCCACATTTTATAGAGCTCACCGTAAGTCTGCTTAACCTCGCTTAAAAGAAGCCCTTCCCACCTGCCATGAGATATCTCCTTAAGCTCATCTCTCACAAATATGGGAGCACGATGTTCAAGATCAATGATTTTAGCGGTCTCAAGCGCTCTTTTTAAAGGACTCGAGTAGATGACATCTATTTTATAACTTGACAGAGCTTTAGCCAGCATCTCAGCTTGTCTTTTACCCTTATCATTTAGGGGGATATCAAGCTTGCCCTGATACCTGCCTTCCTTGTTCCAATCTGTCTCCCCGTGTCTAACCACTATAATCCTCATAGCGATATGAAATCCACCCTTTCAAAGCCATCTATGGATCTGATCTCCTCCAACACCTCAGGAGGTACCTTTTCATCAACACAGAGCGTCATGACTGCTTCCCCTCTTCTCTCCTTTCTCCCAACATACATGTTAGCTATATTTATGTTTCTCTCTCCAAGTATCA
The Synergistota bacterium genome window above contains:
- the cobC gene encoding alpha-ribazole phosphatase, which codes for MRIIVVRHGETDWNKEGRYQGKLDIPLNDKGKRQAEMLAKALSSYKIDVIYSSPLKRALETAKIIDLEHRAPIFVRDELKEISHGRWEGLLLSEVKQTYGELYKMWKREPEKVVMPEGESLKMVYDRVNPFLEELKKRYRSETILIAGHDGVNKVIFCALLELPLSYFWRFKQDNASFSILETISEDGKFCLRHFNDICHLSSLG